From Pusillibacter faecalis, one genomic window encodes:
- a CDS encoding helix-turn-helix domain-containing protein, with protein sequence MKLREYRERVGLRQVDVAKKLNVNQTAVSKWENGGNPISRKYQKKLAKLYGITVDELLSDQDIEQTGD encoded by the coding sequence GTGAAGTTGCGGGAGTACCGCGAAAGGGTCGGACTGCGTCAGGTTGATGTTGCCAAGAAACTCAATGTAAACCAGACGGCGGTCAGTAAGTGGGAAAATGGAGGGAACCCCATTTCCCGGAAGTATCAAAAGAAACTGGCGAAATTGTACGGCATTACGGTGGACGAGCTTCTTTCCGATCAGGACATAGAACAAACAGGAGATTGA
- a CDS encoding ATP-binding protein → MIVKPESMDFSNKNIIVIISGLPGVGKTTLALSAPDVVLIDADEGLSRVKPEHRKDSSMIKTYEELLADIKSFEGHYKTVVIDTCGALIDLMKDWAMRNEPSASKKSGGFSQQGYGFVKTEFLRLSAELRKKFNVVFLFHASKDRQGDDVFYDIVCEGSTKTLVWQPADLGAYLHIVNGERYLGFTPTMNYNAKAAYGIKGLVKVPELKDGEPNDFLTRLFDQVKANIVAEHAALQPRQEQYNKTVLDGRKIIESIETPEDVQEATKAIKGLPHALTSERELKTALMERIKELGIVYNKETKVYERAE, encoded by the coding sequence ATGATCGTCAAGCCCGAGAGTATGGATTTTTCCAACAAGAATATCATCGTGATTATCAGTGGACTTCCCGGCGTGGGGAAAACCACTTTGGCACTGTCTGCACCAGACGTAGTTCTGATCGATGCAGACGAGGGATTGAGCCGTGTGAAACCAGAGCACCGAAAGGACAGCTCCATGATTAAGACCTATGAGGAGCTTCTTGCAGACATCAAAAGTTTTGAGGGGCACTACAAGACAGTAGTGATTGACACCTGCGGGGCCTTGATTGATCTGATGAAAGACTGGGCCATGAGAAATGAACCCTCTGCCAGTAAGAAATCCGGAGGTTTTTCCCAACAGGGTTACGGCTTTGTCAAGACTGAGTTCCTTCGTCTGTCTGCTGAACTGCGAAAGAAGTTCAATGTAGTATTCCTGTTCCACGCTTCCAAGGACCGGCAGGGAGATGACGTTTTTTATGACATTGTGTGTGAGGGTTCCACAAAAACGCTGGTATGGCAGCCTGCCGATCTGGGCGCCTATCTGCACATCGTTAATGGAGAGCGCTATCTTGGCTTTACTCCTACCATGAATTATAACGCGAAAGCGGCCTACGGCATCAAAGGTCTTGTTAAGGTTCCAGAGCTAAAGGACGGCGAGCCAAATGATTTTCTCACGCGTTTGTTTGATCAGGTCAAGGCCAACATTGTTGCCGAACATGCTGCGCTTCAGCCCCGGCAGGAACAGTACAACAAGACTGTGCTGGATGGTAGAAAAATTATTGAATCCATTGAAACCCCAGAAGATGTCCAAGAGGCTACAAAGGCCATCAAGGGCTTGCCACACGCCCTGACCAGCGAACGGGAACTGAAAACGGCTCTGATGGAGCGGATTAAGGAACTTGGCATCGTCTACAACAAGGAGACGAAAGTTTATGAGCGGGCCGAATAA
- a CDS encoding NYN domain-containing protein, which yields MNIRETRKTAILVDGGYYRKRAIALWGKNKTAAERADELFRYCLLHISEPDEPRDLYRIFYYDCPPMTREIIHPLTKETISYAEMAGTRWTNAFFEALSKKRKFAIRRGELAESQATYILKPSALSEIISEKKLISDLTKDDFKLDVKQKGVDMRIGLDVASLSYGKYVNQIVLIAGDSDFIPVAKMARKSGIDFILDPMKQHIKPKLSEHIDGIETYTDKMYIVNEEKLEYEMETNDQ from the coding sequence ATGAATATAAGAGAGACTAGAAAAACCGCAATTCTTGTAGACGGAGGATATTATAGAAAGCGAGCCATCGCTTTATGGGGGAAAAACAAAACCGCTGCTGAACGCGCAGATGAATTATTCAGGTACTGCTTACTTCATATATCAGAGCCAGATGAACCTCGCGATTTATATAGAATATTTTATTATGACTGCCCCCCAATGACACGTGAGATTATTCATCCGCTCACAAAAGAAACCATATCGTATGCAGAAATGGCTGGAACACGCTGGACAAATGCATTTTTTGAGGCTCTATCCAAAAAAAGAAAATTTGCAATTCGGCGCGGAGAATTGGCTGAATCGCAAGCCACTTATATTTTAAAGCCGTCTGCGTTATCTGAAATTATATCAGAAAAGAAGTTAATTTCTGATTTAACCAAAGATGACTTTAAATTAGATGTTAAACAAAAGGGCGTCGATATGAGAATAGGTCTGGATGTAGCCTCTTTATCTTATGGAAAATATGTAAACCAAATCGTTTTAATTGCAGGAGATAGCGATTTCATTCCTGTAGCGAAGATGGCAAGAAAAAGCGGAATTGATTTTATACTGGACCCAATGAAACAACACATTAAGCCCAAACTATCCGAACATATTGATGGAATAGAAACATATACCGATAAAATGTACATTGTAAATGAAGAAAAATTAGAATATGAGATGGAAACCAACGATCAATAA
- a CDS encoding 3D domain-containing protein, translating to MKRRRILTYLCFVGLLAIWLIGFLALNVDADPPRPEHTKATMPEITLDELEAAENELIEAALLARSTKLEDVTITFYCCEERPHICGTGSGITASGRRVTPYVSCAVDPAVIPLGSTIMIEHNGEMLYLRADDTGPAIRGNRIDLAVQGHQEALSLGVKTADIWWCEE from the coding sequence ATGAAGCGACGGCGGATTCTTACATATCTTTGCTTCGTTGGGCTTCTGGCAATCTGGTTAATTGGATTCCTGGCGTTGAATGTGGATGCGGACCCTCCGCGCCCAGAACACACAAAAGCCACCATGCCGGAGATCACATTGGACGAGCTGGAGGCGGCTGAAAATGAGCTGATTGAGGCCGCACTGCTGGCCCGCTCAACCAAGCTGGAGGACGTGACCATCACCTTCTACTGCTGCGAGGAACGGCCCCACATCTGCGGGACAGGCTCCGGCATCACCGCCAGCGGACGGCGCGTGACTCCGTATGTGAGCTGTGCTGTAGACCCTGCCGTGATTCCGCTGGGCAGCACCATCATGATCGAGCACAATGGCGAAATGTTGTATCTGCGGGCGGACGATACCGGCCCTGCTATCCGGGGAAATCGTATAGATTTGGCAGTCCAGGGGCACCAAGAGGCCTTATCCCTGGGCGTGAAAACGGCTGATATTTGGTGGTGCGAGGAATGA
- a CDS encoding DUF669 domain-containing protein, which translates to MGNWDSYQREERPRLTPGDYRVEIVSVEEKESKKGNPMLVIGVRPNGSDIIIYHYIVKNEYFNRNMTDFFDSFNIDDGDFALPTWIGAVGAARLKEDDQGYLKVHYFINKDRAEKLTPWEGKLPERQELTKISELEDDGDLPWN; encoded by the coding sequence ATGGGTAATTGGGATAGCTATCAGCGGGAAGAGCGCCCCCGCCTGACACCTGGAGATTATCGGGTAGAGATTGTCAGTGTTGAGGAAAAAGAGAGCAAAAAGGGAAATCCCATGCTGGTAATCGGGGTGCGGCCAAACGGAAGCGACATTATCATTTATCACTATATTGTGAAAAATGAATACTTCAATCGTAACATGACAGATTTCTTTGACTCCTTCAACATTGATGACGGAGACTTTGCACTCCCCACCTGGATCGGCGCTGTGGGCGCTGCCCGCCTAAAAGAGGATGACCAGGGATATCTGAAAGTACATTATTTCATCAACAAGGACCGCGCAGAGAAGCTCACGCCCTGGGAAGGAAAGCTCCCGGAACGGCAAGAGCTTACAAAGATCAGTGAGCTTGAGGATGACGGAGACCTCCCGTGGAACTGA